Sequence from the Gemmatimonas sp. genome:
GCCGGCGGCGCGCCTGTTGGAGCAGCTCTTCGGGGCGGCGCGGCTCGAGAACCAGCATAGTGGCTGTCGGCTGCTGTCGGCGGTGAAGATGCGCGAGGCGCCGGGAGACGCGGCGCTCACGCACATCCGCTGGCTCGACGGCGACGCGTTCTCCGAACAGCCGGTGGTCGCGGGCGGTACGTCGTTCGTGCTGGCCACGCGCCCCGGGGTGTTTTCGTGGGAGCATCTCGACGAGGCATCCGGCATTCTGGCCGACCTCATGCGCGTCGACGACGGCGAGTCCGTGCTCGACCTGGGGTGTGGTGCCGGCGTACTGGGGGTGGTGGCCGCACGCCTCACCCCGACCGGCTCGGTGTGCATGCTCGACGCCGACGCCGACGCCATCCGCTGCGCTCAGCGCACCGCCCGGCTGGCGGAGTGCTCCAACGTGGACGTGCGGGCCAGCGATGTGTGCCGCGCCGTCGCTGAGCGCACCTTCGATGTGGTGGTGAGCAATCCGCCGTTTCACCTGGGCAAGGGCACCGATCTGGCCATTCCGCGCGCCTTCATCGAGCAGGCCCATGCGCGGCTGCATCGCGGCGGGCGCCTGTATCTGGTGGCCAACCGCACGCTGCCGTACGAACGCCTCATCGCCGAGGTCTTCGGCGAGGTGCGCACGGCGCACGACGGACGCCGCTTCAAGGTCATCGGCGGGGTGCGCCGTGCCTGAGGAGCGCGAGCCGCGGCCTGCTGGTGAGCCTGCACGGGCGCCCGCCTGGGCTCCGGCGTGGATTCCCGCGCGGCTCCTCCGCTGGCTCACGCTGTCCAACCTCTTTACCGCCGCCGTCGTGCTGTGGGCGGCGCCACGCTGCTGGCCGCACGTGGAGGCCCTGCTGGGCGTGCGGCAGCGCGCCGCGCTGCGACCGGACTACGCCGTGACCACGCGGGGCGGCGACCGGCTCACCGCCGACAGTCTTCGCGGACGCGTCGTGTTCGTGAACGTGTGGGCAACCTGGTGCCCACCGTGCCGGGCGGAGATGCCGGCGTTGCAGCAACTCGCCAACGCCTATGCCGCCGACGGGCTGGTGATGTTGGGGCTGTCGGTGGATCGCGGTCCGGCGCAGGCGGTGGACGCCTTTCTCGCCGAGCGCGACATCAGCTATCCGGTGGCGATCGTCACCGATGAGGTCATCACCGCCTTCGGTGGCGTGCGCGGGTACCCTACGAGCTTTCTCGTCGACCGGCAGGGCGTGGTGCGCCACACCGTGATGGGCCCGGTGGGCCCCCTCACGCTGCGGCCGGCCATCAAGCGCCTGCTGGCCGAACGCCCCACGGCTACCGCGACCCCTTCGCCTCCAGCACGGCCAGACGCAGTGCGCTGACTTCCTCGGGAGACAGCACGCGCCAGTGTCCGAGTGCCACGCCCGTCAGGTCGAGCGGGCCGAAGGTGGCGCGGTGCAGCGTCACCACATGATGGCCCACGGCAGCGAACATGCGCCGCACCTGGTGATAGCGTCCCTCGCTGATCGTCAGACGAAGCTGCCGCGGCGCCTGTGCCGTCAGCACCGCCGGACGCAGGGGAGCATCGTCTCCCTGCAGCCGCAGCGTCCCGCTGGCAAACCGCTCGGCCTCTTCCCCCCGTAACGGGTCGGAAAGCGTCACGTCGTAGCCTTTCGGCAGGTGCCATCGCGGGGACGTCAACTGGTGATTCAGCGGGCCGTCATCGGTGAGCAGCAGCAGGCCGCTCGTGTCGGCGTCGAGACGCCCCACGGTAGCCAGCACGGGGGTGCGCTGCAACCATCGCGGTGGCGCCAGGTCGTACACAAGCGGCGGCCGATCGCGCGTGGAGCACACGTAGCCCACGGGCTTGTGCAGCAGGACCACGGACCCGGGCGGAGGATCGAGCGGGGCACCGTCCAGGCGCACATCATCGTGGGCAAACGGATCGGCGTCCCGCAGGATGGCCCCGCTGGCCGAACGGACCTGCCGACTGGCAACCAGCCGTTCGCACTCCTTGCGGGTGCCGTAACCGAGGCGGGCGAGATAGCGGGCGAGGGACACGCGAAGCGCTGAGGGCGGGGCAGAAGGATCGAAACGGGCCCGTGCATTATACTGCCGGAGCCATTGCCGGGGGCCCGTGCACGCCATCGGCCCGCTCGCGGCGCTCCCGTAGGGCGCCCTGCACATTCCCATTCGTTCCGAGCTCGCATGCCGCGTCGCCCTGCCATCACCACCAGTGACTTCTACGACTGGTTTTCCACGGTGCCCGACGAGGTCAACGCGGAGCGCCTCGCCTTGCGGCAGTTCATGACGGAGGAGTGGGAGCCGCAGGCGAACGAATGGTGGGAGAAGGGGGAGTTCCCCCGCGACTACCTCATAGCGCGCATGAAGGCGTTGGACCTGTTGCGGCATCGGTACACGCCGGCCCACGCACCTGTGGCCACCGTGTCGGACGGACTGCTCAGCATGGAGTTCGCACGCGTCGATCCCTCACTGGCCACCTTCTTCGGTGTGCACGCCGGGCTGTGCATGAGCGCCATTGCGCTGTGCGGGTCACTGGAGCAGCAGGAGGAGTGGTTGCCGGCGTTGCGTCGGTGGGAGTTGGTGGGCGCGTTTGGTCTCACCGAACCCGATGTGGGGTCGGGGGTCGCGCGCGGACTCACGACCACCTGTCGGCGCGACGGCGACACGTGGGTGCTGAACGGCCAGAAGAAGTGGATCGGCAACGCCACCTGGTGCGACGTGGTGGTGATTTGGGCGCGTGACGAAGCCGACGCGACGGTGAAGGGGTTCATCGTGCGGACCGCGCTGCCGGGGTACTCGGCGGAGCTCATGCGCGGCAAGATCGCGCAGCGCACGGTGCACAACGGCCTCATTACCATGCGCGACCTTCGGGTGGCGGAAGCCGACCGGTTGCAGCGTGCCACCTCGTTTGCCGATACCCAGCGGGTGCTGGTCACGGCGCGCTGCGGGACGGCGTGGCAGGCGGTGGGATGCGCGATGGGGGCGTACGAACACGCGTTGCGTTACGCCGGCGAGCGCAGCCAGTTCGGTCGTCCCATCGCCTCCTATCAGCTGGTACAGCAGATGCTGGTGAAGATGCTGGGCAACGTGACGGCCATGATCGGCGTGGCGCTGCGGGCGTCGGAGCTGCAGGACCGGTTGGGTCCCCGCGATGAGCACTCGGCGCTGGCCAAGCAGTTCTGCGCGGCCAGGTGCCGCGAAACGGTAGCGCTGGCGCGGGAGGCGCTGGGCGGCAACGGCATCCTGCTCGAGTATCACGTGGCGCGATTGTTTGCCGACGCCGAGGCCATCTACAGCTACGAAGGGTCGAATGAGATCAACACCATGATCGTGGGGCGCGCCATTACTGGCCACTCCGCGTTCGTGTAGCGACCGGCGGGCGGGCGCCTCAGTCGTCGAGCCCGTACACCACGGTGGTCACGACCCGCACGCGCTTGCGCACCTGGCTCTCTTCCGTGATTCCCGCCGCCTGGTCGCGCGGCAGGATCTCGAAGACGCCCTGGCTGGCCGTGCGGATACCGGAGAGGGTGCTGTTCGCGTCGCGCGCAAACTGCTCGGCGCCTTCGCGCGCCCGGGCGGTGGCTTCGGCAATCATGGCCGGCTTGAGCGCATTGAGGCCAGTGAAGACGAAGGTGGGGCCACCGCCGCCGTACTCCTGACCGCTCGACAGCACCACCCCGTTGCGGACCAGCTCGGGGACACGCTGGCTGGCGGCCTGCACCTTGTCCACGTCGGCGGAGCGCACCACGAGCGTCTGGCGAATGATGTAGCGGGCGGTGTTGGCGTAGCCGCCCACCGTCCGGGCGTCTTCCACCCGGAACTCCTGCACCGTGATCTCGGAGGCGGCGGAGTCGAGCCCGCTTTCACGCAGGAACCCGCGCACCTGCTGCACGTTGCGCTCGAGAGCGGCGTTGGCGCGCCCGAGGTCATCGTCGGTGGCCACCAGGCGCAGCGGCCAGATGGCGAGGTCGGCCTTGGCTTCGCGCTCGGCGACGCCCTTCACCGCGACGGTGCGATCGGCGGTGCGCATGCGGGCGAAGCCGGTGCCAATCAACGCGCCAGCGCCGGCCACCCCCACGGCCAGCACGAGGGCGCCGAGCAACAGGGGCGTGGAAAGAGCCGGCCGAGCAACCGTGGTCATGGGCACTGTCTGAAGAGGTGGAGAACGGCGGAGCACGTCATTTTCCGTGTAAACCCGTCGGGGGGCAAGGGGGCCATGTCCCACGCGTTGTGCACACGCTCAGCTCTGCGCGGGCAAGCGGATGTCCACGCGGCACCCGCCGGTGGACTGGTTGCTCATGCGGAAGGCGTAGCGGTCGCCATAGAGCATGGCGAGCCGTGAGCGCGTGTTGGTGAGCCCAATGCCCAACCCGTCCACCGATGGCACCGCCGCGAGAAAACGCCCGCTCGTGGTGAGGAGTCCATCGAGCCCCTTGCCGTTGTCCTCCACGACGATCTCGAGACTGCCACCCACGCGCACGAGACGCACGGCGATCGACTGATCGGGGTGCCCCGGCGCCAAGCCGTGCTTGAGGGCGTTCTCCACGATCGGCTGCAGCAGGAAGCTCGGCACCAGGAGATCGACGGCGTTGGGGTCCACGTCGATGTCCACGTCCAGCCCGCTGCCGTAGCGAACGCGGGCGATCTGCAGGTAGAGCTCCACCAGCTCGATCTCCTGCCAGACGGGGATGAGCGACTGCCCTGCCGACCGCAGCGACAGCCGCAGCAGATCGCTGACGCGAATGAGGGTGCGTTGCGCCTCTTTCACGTTCATCTCCATCAGCTCGGCCACCGAGTTGAGCGCGTTGAAGAGGAAATGCGGATTGAGCTGCATGCGCAGCGCTTCCAGCTGCGTGCGCGCGAGCTTCTGTTCGAGCTCCGCCGCCGCGCGATCACGCTCACGATACCGCCGCACGAACTCGACCATGTACGCGGCCCCAAGCACGGCCCAGTAGAGCACGACTTGGATATCCAGATGATTGACGATCACCACGCGCAGGGCGAACGCATAGGTCGTGACCTGCCCGACAGCGCCGAACACGTGATCGAGCCAGGCAATGGCCAGCACGTTGGCCGCACTGATCATCACGGTGAAGCCGGCGTGCAGGGCCAGCCACGGCAGAACGCGGGCCGTGTCGAGTTGCACGCGATCAACGAGGGTGAGAATCAGCTGCGACCAGAGCCCCCACAGCATCCAGGCCGAGCCCTGCCAGAGCAGCGCCGTGCCGATCCCGTAGTGGACGCCGGAGGTGTCGCCCACCACGGTGAGTTGCAACGCGGCGAGTGAGGAGGGCACCACCCAGATGCTGGCAAACAGCACGCGGGTGAGCCGCCGCAGCCGTGCGCCCTCGTCGGCAATCGTGAGCGGAAGTGACGAGTTGGTCATGGATGAGACAAGACGCGTATGGGGATGACAGGACGAATGCGACCCGGCGGTATACCGCGCTGGTGCTCAGGCGAACTCTGGAGCGGGAGCGGGGTACTGGGGCGCAGCGGACAGCGTGTCACGGTGCGGCGGCACTTCCCTCCTTCGGGCTTCGGTGCAACCGTTCGAGACAGCGTGGGCCACGACCCAGGCAACCACACTCCGCAATCTGGTGTTTGTCACCGGTCTGGGTATCCGCTGGCGATCGCGACATTGGTCTCAGGCGGTATGATCGTCGAAGCGTAACCGTCACGTCGCACCTCCCGACGTGATGGCCCGGTGCGCTTCGGTTCGTCAACGGGAGGGGAGAAGGTACGAGTGCGAGTCCTCATTGTGGATGACGAGACGCTGGCCCGCCAGCGCGTACGCCGCCTGCTGCAGAATGAATCCGACGTGGAAATCGTGGGCGAGGCCGAGTCGGGGCTCGAGGCGGTCACCATGATTCGCGAACTGCGTCCGGATCTGGTGTGCCTCGATGTGCAGATGCCCGGGCTCGACGGCTTCGGCGTGCTGCAGGAGATCGATGGTGGCCCGGTTCCCATGGTCCTGTTTGTCACCGCGTACGATGAGCACGCGCAGCGCGCGTTCGATGTGCACGCCGTGGATTACGTGCTCAAGCCGGTCGATGGCGATCGCTTCCGCGCGGCCTTCGACAAGGCACGCAAGCAGCGCGCGAACGCCGTGGCGGCCGAACGGCTGGGTGAGCTGCTCGAAACGGTGCGTCGTCTTGCCGACGGTGCTGGCGAAACGCGCGACGGGGCCGCGGCCCTCGCCGGTTTGGCCCCGGACGCGGGCGGCAACAGCACCGCGATGGCGGCAGCGCCGACGGCGGCGGCAGCCGCCGCGCCGAGTGGCAGTTACGCCAGCCGTATTCTGGTCAAGCAGGACGGCCGCATGTTCTTCGTGAAGACCACCGAAATCGACTGGATCGAGGCCGATCGCAACTACGTCCGCCTACATGTGGGGAAGACGGCGCACACCATCCGGGAGCGCATCTCGCATCTCGAGGAAACGCTCGATCCGCGACTCTTCGCCCGCATCCACCGCTCCACCATCGTGAACCTCAACCGGGTGCGCGAGATGCAGCAGTGGTTCTCGGGAGACTACGTCGTGATTCTCGAGGATGGGACGCGGTTGCGCCTCAGTCGCCATTATCGCGACCGGGTGGAAAAGCAGGTCGGCGTCTAGGCACCGTGCACATGCGCGTCCGGCGTCGGTGATTCCGTGATGGAATCCATGCGGCCGTTGCTGGCCGCCAGCCGCCCGAGCTGGCAGGCGCACCTCGTGCACTGGCTGGTGGCGGCGCGCATGCGCCCGCATGCGCTGCGCCCCATCGATCCGCTGTGGGTGCGCGCCAACATGGGCAAACCCCGCGGACCCCGCCGGCTCATGGCGCGATCCACCGGGGCGCGCTTCGCAGTGCGACCGGCGACCAGGGGGTGGCCAGGCGGGGAACACCTGGTCTGGCCTGCGGCCTCCCCCGGTGCTCCCACGCTGTTGTACCTGCACGGCGGCGGCTATATCGCCTGCTCCCCCGAGACCCATCGGTCTCTCGTCGGGTCGCTGGTGCGGCGTACGGGCGGCGAGGCGTGGGTGCCACAGTATCGTCTGGCCCCCGAACATCCGCATCCCGCTGCACTCGAGGACGCGCTGTCGGCCTACCGGTTCCTGCTGCGCGATCAGCGGGTGGCGCCCGAGCAACTGGTGGTGGCTGGGGACTCGGCCGGTGGGGGGCTCGCCCTGGCCCTCGTGTTGGCCCTGCGTGACGCGGGTGAGCCGCTCCCGGCGGCCGTGGTCACCTTCTGTCCCTGGACGGACATGGCGGCGACCGGCGCGTCGCTCTACGAGAACAGCGAGCGGTGTGCCATGTTCGCCGGCGAAACGATCCGGCGGGCGGCCGGGTTTTATGTGGGCAACGGCGACCCGAGCGCCCCCACGGTCTCGCCGCTGTACGGCGACTATCGCGGGTTCCCCCCGTTGCTGGTGCACGCCAGCGCCGACGAAGTGCTGCGCGATGATGCCGTGCGGGTGGCGGAGCGCGCGCGCGAAGCCGGTGTGCGTGTGGAATGCGCCCTCTGGCCCCGTGTGCCTCATGTATGGCAGTTCTTCGCGGCGGTGCTTCCGGAAGCCCGCGAATCGCTGACGCGCACGCGGGACTTCATTGCGCGTCACACGGCGGGCAGGTCCTCGGCGTAACGGTGTGATCCCGGCAGCATGGTCGTTCGAACGACCGTGACCGCTGGCGTGACGATCCGTGACGAGGGGACACGCAGGGCGTCCAGCGGAAAGCCCATGCCCATGTCCGACGACATTTTCCCCCCGTATCGCCAACCCGACTGGTACCCGCTGCAGCGCGTGTTGGCGAGCGTGTTCGGCGTGGTCGCCATCGACGCCACGGGCGCCTTCTGGTTCATCGGCTTCGTGCCCGGGCCCGTGGATGTCGGCGAACTGCGCCTGTATGAACACAGCGAGACCAGGCGACGGCTGGCGCTGGACTCCACGGGCGGAGCCTACCGCTGGCTGGACGGCGTGGGGCGCTACGTGCGGGTGGATGATGAGGATGCGTTGGTCGAGGCGCTCGTCTAGTCGGCGGCAGCGACCGATATAACACGCATGTCCCCTGAAGTCGCCGGAACGGGCGGCGCCGCTAGCGGCGTCCCGATTCCGCCGTCCACCGCTGTGCGGCCGGCGGCGCCGTCGCGCGCCGTGGTGCCGGTTCAACGCACCGGAACGGCGCTCTCCCCCAGCACCTCGCCCTTGGGGCGAAGCGGGGTGCCGCTCGACACGCTGCTCGCCATTGGCGATGCCGTGGAGACGCGGGATACGGTGGCCCCGGTGGCCATGGAAATGGGGCTGGAGAGCGCACGCCGCCAGTTGCTCCAGCGGCAGCCGGAGGGGGCGCTCGCCGTACTCGATACCATCTGGGCGGGGGCCGCCGACAGCGAGGAGGGCTGGTACCTGCGATCCGGCGCGCTCACCGTGCTTGGGCATCCGCTCGAAGGCGAACGCGTTGCCGGACAGGGGTTGGAATCGCAGCCCGATTCCCGGGCGTTGCGCCTGCTGCAATCGGTGGCACGCGCCATGGTTGGCGACCTCTCGGGGGCGCGGGCGGCGCTGCACGCGGCGCTCGAGCGTACCCCCGCCGACCCGGTTCTGCTGGCGCAGCAGGCGCTGCTGCTGGCCCGACAGGGCCACGCCGACGACGCGGCGGCCCTGCTTTCCGCCCTCGCTGCCGACGTGCCGGAGCACCCGGCGCTGGCGTGGGCGCGCACGGCAGTGCGTACGGCCAACCGGGACCGCGATCGCAGCATGGCTCGGGCGGCGACCCTCATCACCGATGACGCGCGACCGGTCGCGGCAGAACGCGCCGAGGCCGTGGGCGACCCCGTCGTGGCCGGCGACGGCGCCCCGGATGGCGACATGGTGACGACCGCCTTCGCGCGTCTGGGAGCCCGGCTCCGTCATGAGGACCCCCCCGCGTTGCAGCATCATCTGCGCGCACTGCTCCGGGCCTGCTCGGCAGGCGGAGCACTCGCCAGCGCCTGCACGCCGTCCGAGGCGCACGCGAGTCGTCAACTGTTGCTCGCGCTGACAGGAGCAATCGACGAGCCGCGGCACCACGGTGTGCCCCGCCCCTTCGCGAGCGAGGCACGGCCGATCACGCCTGACAGTCCGGCGCCGCTGCAGACGCTGGTACGGCAACTGGTACCGGTATTGCGGCGGGGGCGGAGCATGGCCAGCGTCGCGGTATCGTCTCGCGTGTCGCCGCCCGTGGCGTCGCCCCACACGGCGGTGATCGAGGCGGAGCGCCTCCTGCGGCGTCACGGTGCCACGGTGCCCCCGGCCGTGCGTGCGCTGCTCGCGGTCCTGGTGGCGGGCGCTGCCGGCGACCCGGATCCGATCGCACCGCGCACCGCTGCCAGCGACGAC
This genomic interval carries:
- a CDS encoding TlpA disulfide reductase family protein produces the protein MPEEREPRPAGEPARAPAWAPAWIPARLLRWLTLSNLFTAAVVLWAAPRCWPHVEALLGVRQRAALRPDYAVTTRGGDRLTADSLRGRVVFVNVWATWCPPCRAEMPALQQLANAYAADGLVMLGLSVDRGPAQAVDAFLAERDISYPVAIVTDEVITAFGGVRGYPTSFLVDRQGVVRHTVMGPVGPLTLRPAIKRLLAERPTATATPSPPARPDAVR
- a CDS encoding acyl-CoA dehydrogenase family protein, translating into MPRRPAITTSDFYDWFSTVPDEVNAERLALRQFMTEEWEPQANEWWEKGEFPRDYLIARMKALDLLRHRYTPAHAPVATVSDGLLSMEFARVDPSLATFFGVHAGLCMSAIALCGSLEQQEEWLPALRRWELVGAFGLTEPDVGSGVARGLTTTCRRDGDTWVLNGQKKWIGNATWCDVVVIWARDEADATVKGFIVRTALPGYSAELMRGKIAQRTVHNGLITMRDLRVAEADRLQRATSFADTQRVLVTARCGTAWQAVGCAMGAYEHALRYAGERSQFGRPIASYQLVQQMLVKMLGNVTAMIGVALRASELQDRLGPRDEHSALAKQFCAARCRETVALAREALGGNGILLEYHVARLFADAEAIYSYEGSNEINTMIVGRAITGHSAFV
- a CDS encoding pseudouridine synthase; protein product: MSLARYLARLGYGTRKECERLVASRQVRSASGAILRDADPFAHDDVRLDGAPLDPPPGSVVLLHKPVGYVCSTRDRPPLVYDLAPPRWLQRTPVLATVGRLDADTSGLLLLTDDGPLNHQLTSPRWHLPKGYDVTLSDPLRGEEAERFASGTLRLQGDDAPLRPAVLTAQAPRQLRLTISEGRYHQVRRMFAAVGHHVVTLHRATFGPLDLTGVALGHWRVLSPEEVSALRLAVLEAKGSR
- a CDS encoding LytTR family DNA-binding domain-containing protein, with translation MRVLIVDDETLARQRVRRLLQNESDVEIVGEAESGLEAVTMIRELRPDLVCLDVQMPGLDGFGVLQEIDGGPVPMVLFVTAYDEHAQRAFDVHAVDYVLKPVDGDRFRAAFDKARKQRANAVAAERLGELLETVRRLADGAGETRDGAAALAGLAPDAGGNSTAMAAAPTAAAAAAPSGSYASRILVKQDGRMFFVKTTEIDWIEADRNYVRLHVGKTAHTIRERISHLEETLDPRLFARIHRSTIVNLNRVREMQQWFSGDYVVILEDGTRLRLSRHYRDRVEKQVGV
- a CDS encoding SIMPL domain-containing protein (The SIMPL domain is named for its presence in mouse protein SIMPL (signalling molecule that associates with mouse pelle-like kinase). Bacterial member BP26, from Brucella, was shown to assemble into a channel-like structure, while YggE from E. coli has been associated with resistance to oxidative stress.) produces the protein MTTVARPALSTPLLLGALVLAVGVAGAGALIGTGFARMRTADRTVAVKGVAEREAKADLAIWPLRLVATDDDLGRANAALERNVQQVRGFLRESGLDSAASEITVQEFRVEDARTVGGYANTARYIIRQTLVVRSADVDKVQAASQRVPELVRNGVVLSSGQEYGGGGPTFVFTGLNALKPAMIAEATARAREGAEQFARDANSTLSGIRTASQGVFEILPRDQAAGITEESQVRKRVRVVTTVVYGLDD
- a CDS encoding histidine kinase; this encodes MTNSSLPLTIADEGARLRRLTRVLFASIWVVPSSLAALQLTVVGDTSGVHYGIGTALLWQGSAWMLWGLWSQLILTLVDRVQLDTARVLPWLALHAGFTVMISAANVLAIAWLDHVFGAVGQVTTYAFALRVVIVNHLDIQVVLYWAVLGAAYMVEFVRRYRERDRAAAELEQKLARTQLEALRMQLNPHFLFNALNSVAELMEMNVKEAQRTLIRVSDLLRLSLRSAGQSLIPVWQEIELVELYLQIARVRYGSGLDVDIDVDPNAVDLLVPSFLLQPIVENALKHGLAPGHPDQSIAVRLVRVGGSLEIVVEDNGKGLDGLLTTSGRFLAAVPSVDGLGIGLTNTRSRLAMLYGDRYAFRMSNQSTGGCRVDIRLPAQS
- a CDS encoding alpha/beta hydrolase, yielding MESMRPLLAASRPSWQAHLVHWLVAARMRPHALRPIDPLWVRANMGKPRGPRRLMARSTGARFAVRPATRGWPGGEHLVWPAASPGAPTLLYLHGGGYIACSPETHRSLVGSLVRRTGGEAWVPQYRLAPEHPHPAALEDALSAYRFLLRDQRVAPEQLVVAGDSAGGGLALALVLALRDAGEPLPAAVVTFCPWTDMAATGASLYENSERCAMFAGETIRRAAGFYVGNGDPSAPTVSPLYGDYRGFPPLLVHASADEVLRDDAVRVAERAREAGVRVECALWPRVPHVWQFFAAVLPEARESLTRTRDFIARHTAGRSSA
- a CDS encoding methyltransferase, coding for MNTRSEISAYDTWQVGRVPVMDAVVAVASKPGVMAHGGADAPAGMLAEAVAARLPSAVGVRSLHLGSGNGLVPAVAQAVGFAPLAFDRYAANAEATRRSLLASAPQGEHDGHPAPAVFHAACVNPHVEAGSCELATIRIPTDKLGVQLAVVEAFRALAVGGRCLLAGANDEGAKPAARLLEQLFGAARLENQHSGCRLLSAVKMREAPGDAALTHIRWLDGDAFSEQPVVAGGTSFVLATRPGVFSWEHLDEASGILADLMRVDDGESVLDLGCGAGVLGVVAARLTPTGSVCMLDADADAIRCAQRTARLAECSNVDVRASDVCRAVAERTFDVVVSNPPFHLGKGTDLAIPRAFIEQAHARLHRGGRLYLVANRTLPYERLIAEVFGEVRTAHDGRRFKVIGGVRRA